A genomic segment from Fundulus heteroclitus isolate FHET01 chromosome 6, MU-UCD_Fhet_4.1, whole genome shotgun sequence encodes:
- the LOC105930938 gene encoding LOW QUALITY PROTEIN: integrin beta-1 (The sequence of the model RefSeq protein was modified relative to this genomic sequence to represent the inferred CDS: deleted 1 base in 1 codon): MNLQFLFIAALSALLRGSLAQQDGSECIKANAQSCGECIQVSETCGWCADQNFLPVGTPKSARCDDLKSLTDRGCKQIENPRGSVVINKNKEVTVRKDKSEKLKPEDITQIQPQKVTLKLRLGEPQTFKLKFKRAEDYPIDLYYLMDLSFSMKDDLENVKNLGTDLMREMREITSDFRIGFGSFVEKTVMPYISTTPARLLNPCAGDQNCSSPFSYKNVLKLTSNGDEFNRLVSQQHISGNLDSPEGGFDAIMQVAVCQEQIGWRNVTRLLVFSTDAGFHFAGDGKLGGIVLPNDGRCHLENNMYTMSHYYDYPSIAHLVQKLSEQNIQTIFAVTEEFQSVYKELKNLIPKSAVGTLSSNSSNVIKLIIDAYNSLSSEVILDEVKRPEGVDITYKSNCKNNVVKVGEDGRKCSNISIGDEVYFQITVTSKKCPSTAKQEVIKIRPLGYNEEVEVVLEYICDCDCAQKGEPNSKQCSEGSGTFECGACKCNDGRIGQTCECSKDEVRTEDLDANCRKDNGTDICSNSGDCVCGTCECKKRDNPAEVYSGQYCECDNFNCDRSNNKLCGGHGRCECRKCICDANYTGSACDCSLDTSTCLARNGQICNGRGNCTCGTCRCTDPKFQGPTCEICPTCPGVCPEHKNCVQCLTFQTGEKKDTCMEDCKNYRLIRVEQKEDLPQPNDQPTDQSFPRAICKERDEKDCWFYFTFAVRNDTNEVHVLEKLDCPTGPDIIPIVAGVVAGIVMIGLALLLILKLLMIIHDRREFAKFEKEKMNAIWDTGENPIYKSAVTTVVNPKYEGK; the protein is encoded by the exons AACTTCCTCCCCGTTGGTACGCCCAAGTCGGCCCGCTGCGACGACCTGAAGTCGCTGACTGACAGAGGGTGTAAACAGATCGAAAACCCACGTGGAAGCGTCGTCATTAACAAGAACAAAGAGGTCACAGTCCGCAAGGACAAGTCTGAGAAACTGAAACCTGAGGATATCACCCAGATCCAGCCTCAGAAAGTCACCCTGAAACTCAGACTTG gTGAGCCGCAGACctttaaactgaaattcaaGCGTGCCGAGGACTACCCCATTGACCTGTACTACCTTATGGACCTCTCCTTCTCTATGAAGGACGACCTGGAAAATGTTAAGAACCTTGGCACCGACCTCATGAGGGAAATGAGGGAAATTACCTCAGACTTCAGAATCG GTTTTGGGTCGTTTGTGGAAAAGACAGTCATGCCCTACATTAGCACCACGCCGGCCAGGCTGCTGAACCCGTGTGCGGGCGACCAGAACTGCTCCAGCCCCTTCAGCTACAAGAACGTCCTGAAACTGACCAGCAACGGGGACGAATTCAACCGCCTGGTGAGCCAGCAGCACATCTCTGGGAACCTGGACTCTCCAGAGGGCGGGTTCGACGCCATCATGCAGGTGGCCGTGTGCCAG GAGCAGATCGGCTGGAGGAACGTCACCCGTCTGCTCGTGTTCTCCACCGACGCCGGTTTCCACTTCGCTGGAGACGGAAAGCTGGGTGGGATCGTCCTGCCCAACGACGGGCGGTGTCATCTGGAGAACAACATGTACACTATGAGCCACTACTAC GACTACCCCTCCATCGCTCACCTGGTTCAGAAACTAAGTGAACAAAACATCCAAACAATCTTTGCTGTAACTGAGGAGTTCCAGTCGGTTTACAAG GAGCTGAAAAATCTCATTCCCAAATCGGCCGTCGGAACGCTGTCCTCCAACTCCAGCAACGTCATCAAACTCATCATTGATGCCTACAAT TCTTTGTCCTCTGAGGTCATTCTTGATGAAGTTAAGCGGCCGGAGGGAGTTGATATTACCTACAAGTCCAACTGCAAGAACAACGTGGTGAAAGTGGGCGAGGACGGCCGGAAGTGCTCCAACATCTCCATCGGAGACGAG GTTTATTTCCAGATTACCGTAACGTCCAAGAAGTGTCCGTCTACTGCGAAGCAGGAGGTGATTAAGATCAGACCTCTGGGCTACAACGAGGAGGTGGAAGTAGTCCTGGAGTACATCTGTGACTGCGACTGTGCTCAGAAAGGAGAGCCCAACAGTAAGCAGTGCTCCGAAGGCAGCGGGACCTTCGAGTGCGGAGCCTGCAA GTGTAACGATGGACGCATCGGGCAGACGTGCGAGTGCAGCAAAGACGAAGTCCGGACCGAGGACCTGGACGCCAACTGCCGAAAAGACAACGGCACGGATATCTGCAGCAACAGCGGCGACTGCGTCTGCGGAACCTGCGAGTGCAAGAAGCGTGATAATCCTGCCGAGGTTTACAGCGGCCAGTACTGCGAATGTGACAACTTCAACTGCGACCGCTCCAACAACAAGCTCTGCGGAG GTCACGGCCGCTGTGAGTGCAGGAAGTGCATCTGCGACGCCAACTACACGGGCAGCGCCTGCGACTGCTCCTTGGACACCTCCACCTGCCTCGCCCGAAACGGCCAGATCTGCAACGGACGCGGA AACTGCACCTGCGGGACCTGCAGGTGCACCGACCCCAAGTTCCAGGGGCCAACCTGCGAGATCTGTCCAACCTGTCCAGGCGTCTGTCCGGAGCACAA GAACTGTGTGCAGTGTCTAACCTTCCAAACCGGCGAGAAGAAGGACACGTGTATGGAGGACTGCAAGAACTACCGTCTGATTAGGGTGGAGCAGAAAGAGGACCTGCCGCAGCCCAACGACCAGCCCACTGACCAGTCCTTCCCGCGGGCCATCTGCAAGGAGAGGGACGAGAAAGACTGCTGGTTCTACTTTACCTTCGCCGTCAGGAACGACACCAACGAGGTCCACGTGTTGGAGAAGCTGG ACTGCCCAACCGGTCCTGACATCATCCCCATCGTGGCGGGCGTTGTGGCGGGCATCGTGATGATCGGCCTCGCCCTGCTGCTCATCCTGAAGCTCCTCATGATCATCCACGACCGCAGAGAGTTTGCCAAGTTTGAGAAGGAGAAGATGAACGCCATCTGGGACACA GGCGAGAATCCGATCTACAAAAGCGCTGTGACGACTGTGGTTAACCCGAAATATGAGGGCAAGTGA